The following proteins come from a genomic window of Falco rusticolus isolate bFalRus1 chromosome 9, bFalRus1.pri, whole genome shotgun sequence:
- the LOC119153457 gene encoding LOW QUALITY PROTEIN: DNA repair protein SWI5 homolog (The sequence of the model RefSeq protein was modified relative to this genomic sequence to represent the inferred CDS: deleted 2 bases in 2 codons), with translation MPRPASCRPNGTSQEALQYEIEELKQKDLALDQETAQFLSEGYSLEELEQHISLLLHEYNDIKDAGQMLLGKLAVIRGVTTNQLCPEYYDLELSD, from the exons ATGCCCCGTCCCGCGTCCTGCCGACCTAATGGAACCAGCCAAGAAGCCCTGCAGTATGAAATCgaagagctgaagcagaaagaccTTGCTCTAGACCAGGAAACTGCACAATTCTTGTCCGA AGGCTACAGCCTGGAGGAATTGGAGCAGCACATTTCTCTGCTC CTCCATGAGTACAATGATATTAAAGATGCTGggcagatgctgctgggcaAACTGG ctgttatCCGAGGGGTTACTACAAACCAGCTCTGCCCTGAATAC TACGATCTGGAGCTTAGCGACTAG